The proteins below come from a single Stutzerimonas stutzeri RCH2 genomic window:
- a CDS encoding NAD(P)H-dependent glycerol-3-phosphate dehydrogenase, whose translation MTRQQPIAVLGGGSFGTAIANLLAENGHHVLLWMRDPEQAESIRTLRQNPRYLKGVEILKQVEPTTDLPSTLDACELIFVALPSSALRQALQPFAKQLGGKMLVSTTKGIEADGFMLMSQILEQIAPDARIGVLSGPNLAREVAEHALTATVVASQDEALCRSVQQVLHGRTFRVYASSDRFGVELGGALKNVYAIMAGMAAALGMGENTRSMLITRALAEMTRFAVKLGANPMTFLGLAGVGDLIVTCTSQKSRNFQVGYALGEGLSLDEAVSRLGEVAEGVNTIKVLKCKAEELQVYMPLVAGLHAVLFEGRTLDQIIGVLMRGEPKTDVDFISTDGF comes from the coding sequence ATGACACGACAGCAACCCATCGCCGTACTCGGCGGCGGCAGTTTCGGTACCGCAATCGCCAATCTGCTGGCCGAGAACGGTCACCACGTTCTGCTCTGGATGCGTGATCCCGAGCAGGCTGAGAGCATCCGGACGCTGCGGCAGAACCCTCGCTATCTAAAAGGTGTGGAGATTCTCAAGCAGGTGGAGCCGACCACCGACCTGCCGTCGACCCTGGATGCCTGCGAGCTGATCTTTGTCGCGCTGCCATCCAGCGCATTGCGCCAGGCGCTGCAGCCGTTCGCGAAGCAGCTTGGCGGCAAGATGCTGGTCAGCACCACCAAGGGTATCGAGGCCGATGGTTTCATGCTGATGAGCCAGATTCTCGAACAGATTGCGCCAGATGCCCGCATCGGCGTGTTGTCTGGCCCGAACCTGGCACGTGAGGTGGCCGAGCACGCGCTGACCGCAACGGTCGTGGCAAGTCAGGACGAAGCGCTCTGCCGCAGCGTCCAGCAGGTGCTGCACGGCCGCACCTTCCGCGTCTACGCAAGCTCGGATCGCTTCGGCGTCGAGTTGGGTGGGGCGCTGAAGAATGTTTACGCGATCATGGCGGGTATGGCTGCCGCACTGGGCATGGGCGAGAACACGCGCAGCATGCTGATTACCCGGGCGCTGGCGGAGATGACGCGATTCGCCGTGAAGCTCGGGGCCAATCCCATGACCTTTCTCGGCCTGGCTGGCGTAGGCGATCTGATCGTCACCTGCACATCGCAAAAGAGCCGCAATTTCCAGGTCGGCTATGCGCTCGGTGAAGGGCTCAGCCTCGACGAGGCGGTTTCCCGGCTGGGCGAGGTCGCCGAGGGCGTGAATACCATCAAGGTGCTCAAGTGCAAGGCCGAGGAGCTGCAGGTCTACATGCCGCTGGTCGCGGGTCTCCATGCCGTCCTGTTCGAGGGGCGTACGCTGGATCAGATCATCGGTGTACTGATGCGCGGCGAGCCGAAGACCGATGTGGATTTCATTTCAACCGACGGATTCTGA
- a CDS encoding AMP-binding protein yields MRPTVEVHPSIHRNTIGDALQRIAMRSPEQIALQYRERRWSFQALDRAANRVANHLLALGLSKADRVAAYGKNSDAYLILWLACTRAGLIHVPVNYSLTEHELAYVLDQSGARALFRRRQPERPGRPHSGPAPTGDPRQSAQQ; encoded by the coding sequence ATGCGTCCGACGGTTGAAGTCCACCCTTCTATCCACCGCAACACCATTGGTGACGCCCTGCAACGCATAGCCATGCGGAGCCCCGAACAGATCGCCTTGCAGTACAGGGAGCGCCGCTGGAGCTTCCAGGCGCTGGATCGTGCGGCGAACCGTGTAGCCAATCATCTGCTGGCCCTTGGCCTGAGCAAAGCGGACCGGGTCGCGGCATACGGCAAGAACTCCGATGCCTACCTGATTCTCTGGCTTGCCTGTACCCGTGCCGGCCTGATTCACGTTCCGGTCAACTACTCGCTGACCGAACACGAACTGGCCTACGTACTCGACCAGTCGGGCGCCCGCGCCCTTTTTCGTCGACGACAGCCTGAAAGGCCTGGTCGACCGCATTCCGGCCCAGCGCCAACTGGCGATCCGCGGCAGTCTGCACAGCAATGA
- the fabB gene encoding beta-ketoacyl-ACP synthase I has translation MRRVVITGLGIVSCLGNDKETVSGNLRAGRPGIRFNQSYADMGLRSQVSGSVNLNLEELIDRKVLRFMGDAAAYAYLAMEQAVKDAGFSLDDISNPRIGLVAGSGGASTINQMEAIDILRDKGVKRIGPYRVPRTMSSTVSACLATPFRIKGINYSIASACATSAHCIGHAMEQIQMGKQDVVFAGGGEEEHWSQSCLFDAMGALSSQYNETPEKASRAYDAKRDGFVIAGGGGMVVVEELEHALKRGAKIYAEIVGYGATSDGYDMVAPSGEGALRCMQQAMSTVDTTIDYLNTHGTSTPVGDVAEIKAVRNMFGDKIPTISSTKSLSGHSLGAAGVHEAIYSMLMMEGNFIAGSANIDELDPEVADMPILRETRENAQLDTVMSNSFGFGGTNATLVLRRFKG, from the coding sequence ATGCGTCGCGTCGTGATCACTGGCCTGGGTATCGTTTCCTGCCTGGGCAATGACAAAGAGACCGTCTCCGGCAACCTGCGCGCCGGCCGCCCCGGCATTCGCTTCAACCAGTCCTACGCGGACATGGGGCTGCGCAGCCAGGTTTCCGGTTCCGTCAACCTGAACCTCGAAGAGCTGATCGACCGCAAGGTTCTGCGCTTCATGGGCGACGCTGCCGCCTATGCCTATCTGGCAATGGAGCAGGCGGTCAAGGACGCCGGTTTCAGCCTCGATGACATCTCCAACCCGCGCATCGGCCTGGTGGCCGGTTCCGGTGGTGCTTCCACCATCAACCAGATGGAAGCCATCGACATCCTGCGCGACAAGGGCGTCAAGCGCATCGGCCCATATCGCGTACCGCGCACCATGAGCAGCACCGTTTCTGCCTGCCTGGCGACGCCGTTCCGCATCAAGGGCATCAACTACTCCATCGCTTCGGCCTGCGCCACCAGCGCGCATTGCATCGGCCATGCCATGGAGCAGATCCAGATGGGCAAGCAGGACGTGGTGTTCGCTGGTGGCGGTGAAGAAGAGCACTGGAGCCAGAGCTGCCTGTTCGACGCCATGGGCGCGTTGTCCAGCCAGTACAACGAGACCCCGGAAAAGGCCTCCCGCGCCTATGACGCCAAGCGTGATGGTTTCGTCATTGCCGGCGGTGGCGGCATGGTCGTGGTCGAAGAACTGGAGCATGCGCTCAAGCGCGGCGCCAAGATCTACGCGGAAATCGTCGGCTACGGGGCTACTTCCGACGGCTACGACATGGTCGCGCCGAGCGGTGAAGGCGCGCTGCGCTGTATGCAGCAGGCGATGTCTACCGTGGACACCACCATCGACTACCTCAACACTCACGGCACCTCGACGCCAGTGGGCGATGTGGCCGAGATCAAGGCCGTGCGCAACATGTTTGGCGACAAGATCCCGACCATCAGCTCGACCAAGAGCTTGTCCGGTCACTCGCTGGGTGCCGCAGGCGTCCACGAAGCGATCTACTCGATGCTGATGATGGAAGGTAACTTCATCGCCGGCTCGGCCAACATCGACGAGCTGGACCCGGAAGTTGCCGACATGCCGATCCTGCGCGAAACCCGCGAGAACGCTCAGCTCGACACCGTGATGAGCAACAGCTTCGGCTTCGGTGGCACCAACGCGACTCTGGTGCTGCGCCGCTTCAAGGGCTGA
- the fabA gene encoding 3-hydroxyacyl-[acyl-carrier-protein] dehydratase FabA, which yields MTKQHAFTREDLLRCSRGELFGPGNAQLPAPNMLMVDRIVHISEVGGKYGKGELVAELDINPDLWFFACHFEGDPVMPGCLGLDAMWQLVGFYLGWQGNPGRGRALGSGEVKFFGQVLPTAKKVTYNIHIKRTINRSLILGIADGTVSVDGREIYSAEGLRVGLFTSTDSF from the coding sequence ATGACCAAACAACACGCCTTTACTCGGGAAGACCTGCTTCGTTGCAGCCGCGGCGAACTCTTCGGTCCCGGTAATGCGCAACTGCCCGCGCCGAACATGCTGATGGTCGATCGTATCGTTCACATCAGCGAAGTGGGCGGCAAGTATGGCAAGGGCGAACTGGTTGCCGAACTGGATATCAACCCTGATCTCTGGTTCTTCGCTTGCCATTTCGAAGGCGATCCGGTCATGCCCGGCTGCCTGGGCCTGGATGCCATGTGGCAGCTGGTCGGCTTCTACCTCGGCTGGCAGGGCAACCCTGGGCGCGGCCGCGCGCTGGGTTCCGGCGAAGTGAAGTTCTTCGGTCAGGTACTGCCGACCGCCAAGAAAGTCACCTACAACATCCACATCAAGCGCACCATCAATCGCTCGCTGATCCTCGGCATCGCCGATGGCACCGTCAGCGTTGATGGCCGCGAGATCTACAGTGCCGAAGGTTTGCGCGTCGGCCTGTTCACCTCTACCGACAGCTTTTGA
- the sixA gene encoding phosphohistidine phosphatase SixA has protein sequence MRLWLLRHGEAEPQARTDAERNLTEGGRRDVRRSATFLRGKPLQTILVSPFRRAQQTADEVRKALGFAGHCETVDWATPESDLAEALRELDLRGESDLLLVTHQPFVGNLAGWLINGHYADPLPMATASLVELEGEAIAGGLMRLVSVHHVG, from the coding sequence ATGAGGCTATGGTTGTTGCGACATGGTGAAGCCGAGCCGCAGGCCCGTACCGATGCCGAGCGCAATCTGACCGAGGGTGGTCGACGTGACGTGCGCCGCAGCGCCACATTTCTGCGTGGCAAGCCGCTGCAGACGATTCTGGTAAGTCCGTTTCGGCGCGCACAGCAGACTGCGGACGAGGTACGCAAGGCGCTCGGCTTTGCCGGTCACTGCGAGACGGTTGACTGGGCGACACCGGAATCCGATCTTGCCGAGGCATTGCGCGAGCTGGACCTGCGGGGCGAAAGCGACCTGCTGCTGGTCACGCATCAGCCGTTTGTCGGCAACCTGGCGGGCTGGTTGATCAACGGTCATTACGCCGATCCGCTGCCCATGGCGACGGCTTCACTGGTTGAGCTGGAAGGCGAAGCGATTGCCGGAGGGCTGATGCGACTGGTTTCCGTGCATCACGTTGGTTAG
- a CDS encoding DUF4389 domain-containing protein, translating into MNQSNQATDRESLILRALWMLIFFFVWQLAELALLVVVVLQLVMRLVKGHPDSSLQAFGDSLSQYIAQIGRFATFNTERKPWPLSDWPTPRPADVELSNPVPPVPPVEPKDPQQGPTP; encoded by the coding sequence ATGAACCAATCTAACCAGGCCACGGACCGGGAGTCACTGATCCTGCGGGCCCTCTGGATGCTGATCTTCTTTTTCGTCTGGCAATTGGCCGAGCTGGCGCTGCTGGTGGTCGTGGTGCTGCAGCTGGTGATGCGCCTGGTCAAGGGGCACCCGGATTCCAGCCTGCAGGCGTTTGGCGACAGCCTCAGCCAGTACATCGCGCAGATCGGTCGCTTCGCCACCTTCAATACCGAGCGCAAGCCCTGGCCGCTGTCCGACTGGCCGACGCCCAGGCCGGCCGATGTGGAGCTGAGCAATCCGGTCCCGCCGGTGCCACCGGTCGAGCCGAAAGATCCCCAGCAGGGGCCGACTCCATGA
- the bktB gene encoding beta-ketothiolase BktB, with protein MNDTVALQDVVILSGARTAIGDFGASLSGYSPAELGTFAGRAAIERAGVAAEEIDHCIFGHIITTSPQDAYLARHVALNCGLAEHSAAMNVNRLCGSSVQSLISAAQMIQAGASRLALAGGAESMSQGAYLLPKLRFGQRMGDAAAVDLTIGILSDPFGSGHMGITAENVAARYGFTREQLDQYACDSHRKAANAMAAGHLTTQIVSVPINKGRAAGEFSQDEHVRPDTTLEGLQKLRAAFKKDGMVTAGNASPLNDGAAALVLGSAQEAARLGLRPRARFLSYAFAGVEPQLMGLGPIPAVQRALTAANLRLADIDIIESNEAFAAQALAVAQSLEFDPDKVNVNGGAIAHGHPVGSTGSILTLKALYELERLGKRHALITMCIGGGQGIALILERL; from the coding sequence ATGAACGACACAGTTGCGCTGCAGGACGTGGTGATCCTATCCGGCGCCCGAACCGCCATCGGCGACTTCGGCGCCAGCCTGTCGGGCTATAGCCCTGCCGAGCTGGGGACTTTTGCCGGCCGTGCCGCCATCGAACGCGCCGGCGTGGCGGCGGAGGAAATCGACCACTGCATCTTCGGCCACATCATCACGACCAGCCCGCAGGATGCCTACCTGGCGCGACATGTTGCCCTGAACTGCGGCCTCGCCGAGCACTCGGCGGCAATGAACGTGAACCGCCTGTGCGGATCATCGGTGCAGTCGCTGATATCCGCCGCGCAGATGATCCAGGCGGGTGCCAGCCGTCTCGCCCTTGCCGGTGGCGCCGAAAGCATGAGCCAGGGCGCGTATCTGCTGCCCAAGCTGCGTTTCGGTCAGCGCATGGGCGATGCAGCCGCCGTGGATCTGACCATCGGCATACTCAGCGACCCGTTCGGCAGCGGGCACATGGGCATCACCGCCGAGAATGTCGCCGCCCGCTATGGTTTCACCCGCGAGCAACTCGACCAGTATGCCTGCGACAGCCACCGCAAGGCTGCCAATGCAATGGCTGCGGGGCACCTGACGACGCAGATCGTCAGCGTCCCGATCAACAAGGGCCGTGCTGCCGGGGAGTTCTCTCAGGACGAGCACGTGCGGCCTGACACCACGCTGGAGGGCCTGCAGAAGCTGCGCGCAGCATTCAAGAAGGACGGAATGGTGACAGCCGGCAACGCCTCGCCGCTCAACGACGGCGCTGCGGCACTCGTGCTTGGCTCAGCGCAGGAAGCCGCCAGGCTCGGGTTGCGCCCCCGCGCCCGCTTCCTCAGCTACGCGTTCGCCGGTGTCGAGCCGCAACTGATGGGCTTGGGGCCGATTCCTGCGGTGCAGCGGGCGCTGACGGCAGCAAACCTACGTCTGGCCGACATCGACATCATCGAGTCCAACGAAGCCTTCGCCGCCCAGGCGCTAGCAGTGGCGCAGAGCCTGGAGTTCGATCCAGACAAGGTGAACGTCAACGGCGGAGCGATTGCCCATGGTCACCCGGTCGGTTCCACCGGGTCGATTCTCACCCTGAAAGCGTTGTATGAGCTTGAACGCCTCGGCAAGCGTCACGCGCTTATCACCATGTGCATCGGCGGCGGACAGGGCATTGCGCTGATTCTCGAGCGCCTCTGA
- a CDS encoding DUF4892 domain-containing protein gives MRSAWIAASVLVSTVAVAADVTGSADLERLPRFAQAQIVDYRQSQVQERIYPQDSIRRISGNLRMAAQVVVSGELTAVTYQLPNTHTGIEAFTQARSELLRQGAELLFWCEGRECGSSSLWANAIFGKSMLYGPEAQQAYLLARLPDAENDLVALYGITRGNGRPYLHVEQLQSNEPLAAVLPTAATLLRQLRSTGELRLPRLADEPTAEWGALLANVLSLDSTTRVSLAGQGAAAWREALIVERIRGGRLEVDESQEPGLVIRLLR, from the coding sequence ATGCGAAGTGCATGGATCGCGGCATCGGTCTTGGTATCCACAGTTGCCGTGGCCGCGGACGTTACCGGCAGTGCCGATCTCGAGCGGCTGCCACGTTTTGCCCAGGCGCAGATCGTCGATTATCGGCAGTCGCAGGTGCAGGAGCGCATCTATCCCCAGGACTCCATCCGTCGCATCAGTGGCAACTTGCGCATGGCAGCGCAGGTGGTCGTTTCGGGTGAACTGACGGCAGTGACCTACCAGTTGCCAAATACGCATACCGGTATCGAAGCCTTCACCCAGGCCCGCAGCGAGCTGCTGCGCCAGGGCGCCGAACTGCTGTTCTGGTGCGAGGGTCGCGAGTGCGGTTCGAGCAGCCTCTGGGCCAACGCTATTTTCGGTAAATCCATGCTCTACGGTCCGGAAGCGCAGCAGGCGTATCTGCTGGCCCGTCTACCCGATGCCGAAAACGATCTGGTTGCCTTGTACGGGATAACCCGCGGCAATGGCAGACCTTATCTGCACGTCGAACAACTGCAAAGCAATGAACCCCTGGCTGCGGTACTGCCCACGGCAGCGACGCTGTTGCGGCAGTTGCGCAGCACTGGCGAGCTGCGTTTGCCACGCCTGGCAGACGAACCGACCGCCGAGTGGGGAGCTCTGCTCGCCAATGTGCTGAGCCTGGACAGCACCACGCGTGTCAGTCTGGCCGGACAAGGTGCGGCAGCCTGGCGCGAAGCGCTGATCGTCGAGCGCATCCGTGGCGGGCGGCTGGAAGTCGACGAGTCCCAGGAACCGGGCCTGGTCATTCGGCTATTGCGCTGA
- a CDS encoding hotdog fold thioesterase, translated as MSIWHRQPDLEALHSTRKNTISDLLDIRFESFDDVSITASMPVDARTHQPYGLLHGGASVVLAETLGSMASYHCIDTSKFYCVGLEVNANHLRGLRSGRVTGVCRAVHLGRSTHVWDIRLSGEDGKPSCISRLTVAIVPLDKGNGAG; from the coding sequence TTGAGCATCTGGCACCGTCAACCCGACCTGGAAGCGCTTCACAGCACCCGCAAGAACACCATCAGTGATCTGCTGGATATACGCTTCGAATCCTTCGACGACGTCTCGATCACCGCAAGCATGCCGGTCGATGCCCGTACCCATCAGCCCTATGGTCTGCTCCATGGCGGCGCTTCGGTGGTGTTGGCCGAGACCCTCGGCTCGATGGCGAGCTATCACTGCATCGACACCAGCAAGTTCTACTGCGTCGGACTGGAGGTGAACGCCAATCATCTGCGCGGCCTGCGCAGTGGCCGTGTGACCGGCGTTTGCCGAGCGGTGCACCTGGGACGCTCGACGCATGTCTGGGATATTCGCCTGAGCGGGGAGGACGGCAAGCCCAGCTGCATTTCGCGGCTGACCGTGGCTATCGTGCCGCTGGACAAGGGCAACGGTGCGGGCTGA
- a CDS encoding AraC family transcriptional regulator, whose product MTATELPRSLARAHIANHYLRAGIGGAVRQGADPLQLLAAAGIPAHWLDQPERLITEHQLSELIKAVWRATADEFMGMAPRACKRGVFSLMAEFALGAKTLGGMLERSARFYTAVRDDLDIGLDLAPAQSPLVFYRLHLHQQFDPDHFLQEFILLMWQRFAGWLIGQQIPVVATCFGYPAPSHAAEYRVMFIGELHHDQPRCGFYLHPRVLQLPILRSDTELQAFLRDCPGVILHRPVQDNSLQTRVRLLLQHYDLRHMPELGEISQQLLMTPRTLRRRLQDEGTSVRQIKESLRREFALRLLSNEHLSVQEVAEQSGFAEVAAFCRAFKRWTGRPPAQWRNGRRLV is encoded by the coding sequence ATGACTGCGACGGAGTTGCCCAGGTCGTTGGCCAGGGCGCATATCGCCAATCACTACCTGCGAGCCGGCATCGGCGGCGCCGTGCGACAGGGGGCGGATCCGCTGCAGTTGCTGGCCGCTGCCGGCATCCCAGCGCACTGGCTCGATCAGCCCGAAAGGTTGATCACCGAACATCAGCTCAGCGAATTGATCAAGGCGGTCTGGCGCGCTACCGCGGACGAATTCATGGGGATGGCGCCAAGAGCCTGCAAGCGGGGCGTGTTCTCGCTCATGGCGGAGTTCGCCTTGGGCGCAAAGACCCTTGGCGGCATGTTGGAGCGCAGCGCGCGTTTCTATACCGCTGTCAGGGACGACCTGGATATCGGCCTGGATCTTGCGCCCGCGCAGTCACCACTGGTGTTCTACCGCTTGCATCTGCATCAGCAATTCGATCCTGATCATTTCCTGCAGGAGTTCATTCTGTTGATGTGGCAGCGCTTCGCCGGCTGGCTGATCGGGCAGCAGATTCCTGTCGTCGCCACCTGTTTCGGCTACCCGGCCCCCAGTCACGCGGCTGAGTATCGGGTGATGTTCATTGGCGAGCTGCACCACGACCAGCCCCGTTGTGGCTTCTATCTGCATCCACGCGTCCTGCAGCTGCCAATCCTGCGCAGCGACACCGAGCTACAGGCGTTTCTGCGCGACTGTCCGGGGGTGATCCTGCACCGGCCCGTGCAGGACAACAGCTTGCAGACTCGCGTCAGGCTGTTGCTGCAGCATTACGATCTCCGGCACATGCCAGAGCTAGGGGAGATCAGCCAGCAACTGCTGATGACGCCACGCACCTTGCGGCGTCGGCTGCAGGATGAAGGCACCTCGGTGCGGCAGATCAAGGAGTCGTTACGTCGGGAATTCGCTCTGCGGCTGCTCAGCAACGAGCACCTCAGCGTGCAGGAGGTGGCCGAGCAGAGCGGCTTCGCCGAGGTTGCGGCGTTCTGTCGGGCCTTCAAGCGCTGGACAGGGCGACCACCAGCGCAATGGCGAAACGGTCGTCGATTGGTCTGA
- a CDS encoding alpha/beta fold hydrolase produces MSQRIFFAHANGFPSATYRKLFDALAPEYEVTHMDRHGHDPRFPVDDNWNNLLDELFEQLERLHEPVWGIGHSFGGMLHYRAALLRPELYHGVVMLDSPLPTWFDQTVIWAAKRLGFIDRLTPAGRTLGRREQFSSVEEARAYFAGKALFSHFDPECLEAYIEHGLEPAGQGVRLRFDPQTEISIYRSVPHLTPGWPPALKIPLAMVRGRDSRVVLPHHAYLLRLMARGEAHTLPGGHMFPFERPQQTADKLRELLARWGTHGELTEGVA; encoded by the coding sequence ATGTCCCAGCGTATCTTCTTCGCCCACGCCAACGGCTTCCCTTCGGCGACCTATCGCAAGCTGTTCGATGCCCTCGCACCCGAGTACGAGGTCACGCACATGGATCGTCATGGCCATGACCCGCGCTTTCCCGTTGACGATAACTGGAACAATCTGCTCGATGAGCTGTTCGAGCAGCTCGAACGCTTGCACGAACCCGTCTGGGGGATAGGGCATTCGTTCGGCGGCATGCTGCATTATCGCGCCGCGCTGCTGCGGCCCGAGTTGTATCACGGCGTCGTCATGCTGGATTCGCCGCTTCCGACCTGGTTCGATCAGACCGTCATATGGGCCGCCAAGCGCCTGGGCTTCATTGATCGGCTGACCCCGGCAGGGCGGACGCTTGGGCGGCGCGAGCAGTTCTCCAGCGTCGAGGAGGCGCGCGCCTACTTCGCCGGCAAGGCGCTGTTCAGCCACTTCGATCCGGAGTGCCTGGAGGCCTATATCGAACATGGTCTGGAACCCGCAGGGCAGGGCGTGCGTCTGCGTTTCGATCCGCAGACCGAAATCAGCATCTACCGCAGCGTGCCGCATCTGACGCCGGGCTGGCCGCCGGCATTGAAGATTCCTCTGGCCATGGTGCGTGGGCGCGACAGCCGTGTCGTGCTGCCGCATCACGCCTATCTGCTACGGCTTATGGCGCGCGGCGAGGCGCATACGCTGCCGGGTGGCCACATGTTTCCTTTCGAGCGGCCGCAGCAGACAGCGGACAAGCTTCGCGAACTGCTGGCCCGCTGGGGCACCCACGGCGAGCTTACCGAGGGGGTGGCATGA
- a CDS encoding acyl-CoA dehydrogenase family protein translates to MNEQTLRGADCATSEDDQTLFQDSVRRFLQQEVAPHYEQWEADHQLPRALWHRLGEAGLLGVDLPEQLGGCAAGVETCLMICEEISRQGFGGLASGYNIHANIVMPYIHHLGNPAQQACWLPRMAAGEVLGAIAMTEPGAGSDLAAMRASAQKVPGGWKLNGSKVFITNGLLADMVIVCAKTDPNARARGVSLFLVDTTLPGFSRGKAIRKIGQHASDTAELFFDDLIVPEDALLGDAGKGFAYLMQELPRERLGVAAQAIGAIDGALQLTLDYVQQRRAFGQRIADFQNTRFTLAEVRAHLEMGRAYFEKCLQRYARGEMSSTDAAALKLMLSEMQCRCVDQCLQLFGGYGYTLEYPISRFYVDARIQTIYAGTSEIMKEVIARDMLGPVA, encoded by the coding sequence ATGAACGAACAGACCCTGCGGGGCGCGGATTGCGCAACCAGCGAAGATGACCAGACACTGTTTCAGGATTCGGTGCGACGCTTTCTTCAACAGGAAGTGGCGCCCCACTACGAGCAATGGGAAGCCGACCACCAGCTGCCACGCGCGCTCTGGCATCGCCTCGGCGAAGCGGGCCTGCTCGGCGTAGACCTGCCGGAGCAGCTGGGTGGCTGCGCAGCAGGAGTCGAGACCTGCCTGATGATCTGCGAGGAAATATCCCGCCAGGGCTTCGGCGGGCTAGCCAGCGGCTACAACATCCACGCCAACATCGTGATGCCCTATATCCACCACCTGGGCAACCCTGCGCAGCAGGCTTGCTGGCTACCGCGCATGGCCGCTGGCGAAGTGCTGGGCGCCATTGCCATGACCGAGCCTGGCGCCGGAAGCGATCTGGCCGCCATGCGCGCCAGTGCGCAGAAGGTTCCTGGCGGCTGGAAGCTCAACGGCAGCAAGGTATTCATCACCAACGGCCTGCTGGCGGACATGGTGATCGTCTGCGCCAAGACAGACCCGAACGCCCGGGCCCGCGGCGTCTCGCTGTTTCTGGTGGATACCACTTTGCCAGGCTTTTCTCGCGGCAAAGCGATCCGCAAGATCGGCCAGCACGCCAGCGACACCGCCGAGCTGTTCTTCGACGATCTGATCGTGCCGGAGGATGCGCTGCTTGGCGACGCGGGCAAGGGCTTCGCCTATCTGATGCAAGAACTGCCTCGGGAGCGTCTGGGTGTGGCAGCGCAAGCCATCGGAGCCATCGACGGCGCCCTGCAGCTGACCCTGGACTACGTCCAGCAACGGCGTGCATTCGGTCAGCGCATAGCCGACTTCCAGAACACCCGCTTCACGCTGGCCGAAGTGCGTGCACACCTGGAGATGGGACGCGCCTATTTCGAGAAGTGCCTGCAGCGCTACGCCCGTGGAGAAATGAGCAGCACCGACGCAGCAGCCCTCAAGTTGATGCTCAGCGAGATGCAGTGCCGCTGCGTCGACCAATGCCTGCAACTGTTCGGCGGCTACGGCTACACCCTCGAATATCCAATCTCGCGCTTTTATGTGGATGCGCGCATCCAGACCATCTATGCGGGCACTTCCGAAATCATGAAAGAAGTGATCGCCCGCGACATGCTTGGGCCTGTGGCCTGA
- a CDS encoding alpha/beta hydrolase has product MSLVFEEVRLSLPHLEVAAHLYGPEDGKPVIALHGWLDNAATFSRLAPRLRGLRIVALDLPGHGHSEHRPAGAAYNIWEYAHDVLQVAEQFGWQRFSLLGHSMGAIVSVLLAGALPQRIERLALIDGVIPYTGEADSAPKKLGAALEALLAVDDKRKPVYANFVQAVEARMKGVGAVSREAAELLAQRGLMPVPGGYTWRTDARLMLPSAMRLTRAHALAFVAQVACPTTLVLAEQGLMNEPELVKLIDGFPFDVQRLPGGHHLHLDDEAGAEAVAAVFNAFFYR; this is encoded by the coding sequence ATGAGCCTGGTGTTCGAGGAGGTGCGGCTGAGCCTGCCGCATCTGGAAGTCGCGGCGCACCTGTACGGTCCGGAAGACGGCAAGCCGGTTATCGCCCTGCATGGCTGGCTCGACAATGCCGCGACCTTTAGCCGGCTTGCGCCGCGCCTCAGGGGTTTGCGGATTGTCGCGCTGGATCTGCCTGGACACGGTCATTCCGAACATCGTCCCGCTGGTGCCGCCTACAACATCTGGGAATACGCTCATGACGTGCTACAGGTAGCCGAACAGTTCGGCTGGCAACGCTTTTCCTTGCTGGGGCATTCCATGGGCGCCATCGTTTCGGTGCTGTTGGCCGGCGCACTGCCCCAACGCATCGAACGACTGGCATTGATAGACGGCGTCATCCCTTACACCGGCGAGGCGGACAGCGCACCGAAGAAGCTTGGTGCGGCGCTCGAGGCGCTGCTTGCGGTCGACGACAAACGCAAGCCGGTTTACGCGAACTTCGTTCAGGCGGTGGAAGCGCGCATGAAGGGCGTCGGCGCGGTCAGCCGTGAGGCAGCCGAACTACTGGCCCAACGCGGGTTGATGCCGGTGCCCGGCGGCTATACCTGGCGCACCGATGCCCGGCTGATGCTGCCTTCGGCGATGCGGCTGACCCGTGCCCATGCGCTGGCGTTTGTCGCGCAGGTTGCCTGCCCGACTACTCTGGTGCTGGCGGAGCAGGGGCTGATGAACGAGCCGGAGCTGGTGAAGTTGATCGATGGCTTTCCCTTCGATGTGCAGCGGCTGCCCGGTGGACATCATCTGCATCTGGACGATGAGGCGGGCGCGGAAGCGGTGGCTGCGGTGTTCAATGCCTTCTTCTACCGCTGA